The following coding sequences lie in one Stigmatopora argus isolate UIUO_Sarg chromosome 5, RoL_Sarg_1.0, whole genome shotgun sequence genomic window:
- the slc2a11b gene encoding solute carrier family 2, facilitated glucose transporter member 11b isoform X3 produces MSKENWDNDYEYTPLLIKEPEETKRALKIPNKTLLLATFAACIGGTFQYGYNVSVINAPTKYVQSFINQTWTERYQSDISSGVLTLMWSTIVSVFTLGGLIGVSVGGTLSIKMGRKGALMVNNIFAIIAALMMGLSYPTGLFELIILGRLLIGLNSGIGLCVQPLYLVEIAPTSIRGLMGMGTSVFVTGGIFTGQVMGLNELLGKEEYWPLLLATTCIPAIMQLLLLPWFPESPRFLLIDRGDYEGCRKALRQLHSPADCDGEMEDMEKEKNNLDQDGLKAKKPWELLADRSIRWQLLTIVLLNSAQQLNGINAIYFYADYVFTQAGIPSEKIPYATVGTGACECITALTCGLLIEHLGRKVLITGGYTLMSICCILFTLTITFQEQGPIFPYLSMACVFAFILSFGLGPGGVTNILTMELFTQNSRPAAYMIAGSINWISFFFISMIFPFIVIGLKQYCFLVFMTICTLVALYIFFVIPETKNKSFLEIQNEFKSGKKKNGTDGSGMTLLATSM; encoded by the exons ATGTCGAAAGAAAATTGGGATAATGACTATGAATATACCCCTTTGTTAATTAAAGAACCCGAAGAGACAAAACGGGCTTTGAAG ATCCCCAACAAAACCCTTCTTCTGGCCACGTTTGCCGCTTGTATTGGAGGGACCTTCCAGTATGGGTATAACGTCTCTGTCATTAACGCACCAACCAAA TATGTGCAAAGTTTCATCAACCAAACTTGGACCGAGCGTTACCAAAGCGACATTTCTTCTGGTGTTCTCACTTTAATGTGGTCTACTATCGTGTCTGTGTTTACCCTTGGAGGACTTATAGGGGTGTCAGTTGGAGGAACACTTTCTATAAAGATGGGAAG GAAAGGGGCGTTGATGGTTAATAATATTTTCGCCATAATTGCTGCCCTGATGATGGGTTTGAGTTACCCTACGGGGTTATTTGAACTAATCATCCTCGGACGTCTTCTCATTGGATTAAATTCGG GAATTGGTCTTTGTGTTCAACCTTTGTACTTGGTGGAGATTGCTCCAACATCTATCCGTGGCCTCATGGGAATGGGAACCTCTGTTTTTGTTACGGGCGGGATTTTTACCGGACAAGTCATGGGCCTTAA tgaactgcTGGGTAAAGAAGAGTATTGGCCCTTGCTGCTTGCCACTACATGCATCCCAGCGATCATGCAGCTCCTATTGCTACCCTGGTTTCCAGAGAGTCCACGTTTCCTGCTCATTGACAGAGGAGATTACGAGGGATGCAGAAAAG CCCTTAGGCAGCTCCACAGTCCGGCCGATTGCGATGGTGAGATGGAAGACATGGAGAAGGAGAAGAACAACCTGGACCAGGACGGACTCAAGGCCAAGAAGCCATGGGAGCTGCTGGCAGACCGAAGCATACGTTGGCAGCTTCTCACCATCGTGCTTCTCAATTCAGCTCAGCAGCTGAACGGAATCAACGCT ATTTACTTCTATGCAGATTATGTGTTTACACAAGCAGGAATTCCCAGTGAGAAAATACCGTATGCAACAGTTGGCACTGGTGCCTGCGAATGCATCACTGCTTTGACCTGT GGTTTGCTCATTGAGCATCTGGGACGCAAAGTGCTGATTACCGGAGGATACACGCTCATGAGTATCTGCTGCATTTTGTTCACTCTGACTATCACTTTTCAG GAACAGGGTCCAATTTTTCCCTACCTCAGCATGGCATGTGTTTTTGCCTTTATTCTGAGTTTTGGATTAGGGCCag GTGGTGTGACTAATATTTTGACCATGGAGCTTTTTACACAAAATTCACGGCCTGCAGCCTACATGATTGCGGGTTCCATTAACTGGATTAGCTTCTTCTTCATTAGCATGATCTTCCCTTTTATTGTG ATTGGACTGAAGCAGTATTGTTTCCTGGTGTTCATGACCATCTGCACACTGGTGGCTCTTTATATCTTCTTTGTCATTcctgaaaccaagaacaaaagtTTTCTGGAAATCCAGAATGAATTTAAaagtgggaagaaaaaaaacggcacCGATGGCTCCGGTATGACGCTGTTGGCAACCTCAATGTGA
- the rbm19 gene encoding putative RNA-binding protein 19: protein MSRLIVKNLPNGIKEERFRGMFAAFGTLTDCTLKFTKEGKFRKFGFVGFKSEEEANAALKHFHRSFVDTSRVTVEMCKAFGDPTKARAWSKHTQSSEPDKPTKPIEPDNKKKKEKKSALKNLEDDEGFKEFLSVHRNRSQVTTWANDAVEEVVPPGEAKEKTKKKVAADDYLNFDSDQSEDEFDENDDDDEEGSEDEGTTKEALKSDLSDMDYLRTKMVPTEEPMDESEKPDGKKGDGGSTQVNDSAYESGDLKTTPEMKSSGSAEDKTWKKEKKNTKQEMGPTTEFTVKLRGVPFNVKEQQIREFMVPQKPAAIRIGRNESGNRTGYVYVDLHSDEDAEKALKKNKDYIGGRYIEVFRVDASKWKKNDQKDKEMEKNFSRKLKEDEEEEDVAESGRLFVRNLPYTCTEEDIKELFSKHGPLAEVLTPIDPLTKRPKGFAFITYMIPENAVMALAQLDGHIFQGRMLHLLPSTVKKEKDESSETGGSSSYKRQKDAKNKASSSSSHNWNSLFMGTSAVADVIAEKYNTTKSQVLDHKTKGSVAVRMALGETQIVQETRQFLLDNAVSLDSFSQAAAERSTSVILVKNLPAGVTVSELEEIFSPHGSLGRVLLPPSGLTAIVEFLEPIEAKRAFTRLAYSKFHHVPLYLEWAPVGVFVQAKPVPVRTEAAEEKKEEKEEDEDEEDEEDEEDSNVPGSTLFIKNLDFGTTEETLQETFSKCGKVKSCTISKKKDKKGKMLSMGYGFVQYQTAEAAQKALRQLQGCSVDGHSLELKISERATRTTEVSRKKKQAEKKQTGSKILVRNIPFQATVREIRELFCTFGELKTARLPKKAAGTGSHRGFGFIDFVTKQDAKKAFAALCHSTHLYGRRLVLEWADAEETVETLRRKTAEHFHVAGKKHRKAEVLGGILENMETQDDEED, encoded by the exons ATGTCGAGACTCATCGTTAAAAACCTCCCTAATGGG ATTAAGGAGGAGAGGTTCCGAGGGATGTTTGCAGCATTTGGGACTCTCACGGACTGCACTCTCAAGTTCACAAAGGAGGGCAAGTTCCGCAAATTTGGCTTTGTGGGCTTCAAGAGCGAGGAAGAGGCAAACGCCGCCTTGAAGCATTTTCACAGGAGCTTTGTGGATACGTCCAGAGTGACG GTGGAGATGTGTAAGGCATTTGGGGACCCCACCAAAGCAAGAGCATGGAGCAAACACACTCAGAGCTCCGAACCGGACAAACCAACCAAACCGATTGAACCTGACAATAAAAAG aaaaaggaaaagaaaagtgcACTGAAAAAT CTGGAGGATGACGAGGGCTTCAAGGAGTTCTTGTCCGTGCATCGGAATCGAAGCCAAGTGACAACATGGGCCAACGATGCAGTGGAGGAGGTGGTCCCCCCTGGCGAAGCCAaagaaaagaccaaaaaaaaagtggcgGCAGATGATTACCTCAACTTTGACTCTGACCAGTCAGAAGATGAATTTGatgaaaatgatgatgatgacgaagaAGGCAGTGAAGATGAGG GCACCACCAAAGAAGCTTTGAAGTCCGATTTGTCAGATATGGATTATCTTCGCACAAAAATGGTACCAACTGAGGAACCAATGGACGAAAGTGAAAAGCCGGATGGCAAAAAGGGAGATGGTGGATCTACGCAGGTTAACGACAGCGCGTATGAGAGTGGAGACCTAAAAACGACTCCTGAGATGAAAAGTTCAGGTTCTGCTGAGgacaaaacatggaaaaaagagaagaaaaatacaaagcaaGAG ATGGGACCAACAACCGAGTTCACGGTGAAGTTAAGAGGTGTCCCATTCAATGTTAAAGAG caacaaattagagaattcaTGGTACCTCAAAAGCCTGCCGCAATCAGAATTGGaagaaacgaaagtggcaacaGAACAg GCTATGTTTATGTCGATTTACATTCTGATGAAGATGCGGAAAAGGCCTTGAAGAAGAATAAAGATTATATAG GAGGGCGCTACATTGAGGTTTTCCGAGTCGATGCATCCAAATGGAAGAAGAACGACCAGAAGGacaaagaaatggaaaaaaacttttcCAGGAAGCTGAAGGAAGACGAGGAAGAAGAGGACGTTGCGGAATCGGGACGACTTTTCGTTCGAAATCTCCCGTACACGTGCACAGAGGAAGACATCAAGGAATTATTTTCCAAACATG GTCCTTTAGCTGAAGTGCTTACCCCTATTGACCCTCTTACAAAGAGGCCTAAAGGTTTTGCTTTCATTACATACATGATTCCGGAAAATGCTGTGATGGCTTTGGCCCAGCTGGACGGACACATATTTCAG GGCAGAATGCTTCACCTGCTCCCATCCACAGTGAAGAAGGAAAAAGACGAATCATCAGAAACTGGAGGTTCCTCGTCTTACAAACGTCAAAAAGATGCCAAAAACAAAGCTTCCAGTTCAAG ttcacacAACTGGAATTCACTCTTTATGGGCACGAGTGCCGTGGCCGACGTCATTGctgaaaaatacaacaccacAAAAAGCCAAGTTTTAGACCAC AAGACAAAAGGAAGTGTTGCCGTGCGAATGGCTTTGGGAGAGACCCAGATTGTCCAAGAGACTCGCCAGTTTCTACTAGACAACGCTGTCAGTTTGGATTCCTTCAGTCAG GCAGCAGCCGAGAGGAGCACTTCTGTGATCTTGGTAAAGAACCTCCCGGCCGGAGTGACCGTGTCGGAGTTGGAAGAAATTTTCTCCCCTCACGGGTCTTTGGGCCGAGTGCTTTTGCCGCCCTCCGGCCTCACCGCCATCGTGGAGTTCCTGGAACCCATTGAAGCCAAGCGAGCGTTCACCAGACTGGCCTACAGCAAG TTCCATCACGTCCCACTGTACTTGGAGTGGGCGCCTGTAGGGGTGTTTGTTCAAGCCAAACCAGTACCAG TGAGAACAGAGGCTGCGGAAgagaagaaggaagaaaaagaagaggatGAAGACGAAGAAGACGAAGAGGACGAAGAAGATAGTAATGTTCCAGGTTCCACTCTTTTCATCAAGAATTTAGATTTCGGCACAACGGAGGAAACACTTCAAGAG ACCTTTTCAAAATGTGGCAAGGTGAAGTCTTGCACCATCTccaagaaaaaagacaaaaagg GCAAAATGCTATCAATGGGATATGGTTTTGTTCAGTATCAGACAGCTGAGGCAGCGCAAAAAGCCCTGCGACAACTTCAG GGCTGTAGTGTGGATGGACACAGTCTAGAGTTGAAGATTTCAGAGAGGGCTACCAG AACTACAGAAGTGTCCCGAAAGAAAAAGCAGGCGGAAAAGAAACAAACGGGATCGAAGATCCTTGTGCGAAATATTCCCTTCCAAGCCACTGTCAGGGAAATTCGTGAACTATTCTG caCATTTGGAGAGCTGAAAACGGCCCGCCTTCCAAAAAAAGCAGCAGGTACCGGGAGTCATAGAGGTTTTGGCTTCATTGACTTTGTCACTAAGCAGGATGCCAAG AAAGCATTTGCTGCCTTGTGCCACAGTACCCATCTTTATGGGAGGCGCCTCGTGCTGGAGTGGGCTGATGCGGAGGAAACAGTGGAGACACTGAGACGGAAAACAGCGGAACATTTTCATG TGGCCGGCAAAAAACACCGAAAAGCGGAGGTGCTAGgaggaattctggaaaacatgGAAACTCAAGATGATGAAGAGGACTAA
- the slc2a11b gene encoding solute carrier family 2, facilitated glucose transporter member 11b isoform X1 translates to MQPEGIQDHSPPPQSRDHMLHFAAEFRYARLSSERRSTCGIKQKDPQQNPSSGHVCRLYWRDLPVWYVQSFINQTWTERYQSDISSGVLTLMWSTIVSVFTLGGLIGVSVGGTLSIKMGRKGALMVNNIFAIIAALMMGLSYPTGLFELIILGRLLIGLNSGIGLCVQPLYLVEIAPTSIRGLMGMGTSVFVTGGIFTGQVMGLNELLGKEEYWPLLLATTCIPAIMQLLLLPWFPESPRFLLIDRGDYEGCRKALRQLHSPADCDGEMEDMEKEKNNLDQDGLKAKKPWELLADRSIRWQLLTIVLLNSAQQLNGINAIYFYADYVFTQAGIPSEKIPYATVGTGACECITALTCGLLIEHLGRKVLITGGYTLMSICCILFTLTITFQEQGPIFPYLSMACVFAFILSFGLGPGGVTNILTMELFTQNSRPAAYMIAGSINWISFFFISMIFPFIVIGLKQYCFLVFMTICTLVALYIFFVIPETKNKSFLEIQNEFKSGKKKNGTDGSGMTLLATSM, encoded by the exons ATGCAACCTGAGGGGATACAGGACCACTCCCCCCCTCCTCAGAGCAGGGATCATATGCTACACTTTGCTGCAGAATTCCGTTATGCAAGACTTTCATCTGAG CGAAGAAGCACCTGTGGAATCAAACAAAAGG ATCCCCAACAAAACCCTTCTTCTGGCCACGTTTGCCGCTTGTATTGGAGGGACCTTCCAGTATGG TATGTGCAAAGTTTCATCAACCAAACTTGGACCGAGCGTTACCAAAGCGACATTTCTTCTGGTGTTCTCACTTTAATGTGGTCTACTATCGTGTCTGTGTTTACCCTTGGAGGACTTATAGGGGTGTCAGTTGGAGGAACACTTTCTATAAAGATGGGAAG GAAAGGGGCGTTGATGGTTAATAATATTTTCGCCATAATTGCTGCCCTGATGATGGGTTTGAGTTACCCTACGGGGTTATTTGAACTAATCATCCTCGGACGTCTTCTCATTGGATTAAATTCGG GAATTGGTCTTTGTGTTCAACCTTTGTACTTGGTGGAGATTGCTCCAACATCTATCCGTGGCCTCATGGGAATGGGAACCTCTGTTTTTGTTACGGGCGGGATTTTTACCGGACAAGTCATGGGCCTTAA tgaactgcTGGGTAAAGAAGAGTATTGGCCCTTGCTGCTTGCCACTACATGCATCCCAGCGATCATGCAGCTCCTATTGCTACCCTGGTTTCCAGAGAGTCCACGTTTCCTGCTCATTGACAGAGGAGATTACGAGGGATGCAGAAAAG CCCTTAGGCAGCTCCACAGTCCGGCCGATTGCGATGGTGAGATGGAAGACATGGAGAAGGAGAAGAACAACCTGGACCAGGACGGACTCAAGGCCAAGAAGCCATGGGAGCTGCTGGCAGACCGAAGCATACGTTGGCAGCTTCTCACCATCGTGCTTCTCAATTCAGCTCAGCAGCTGAACGGAATCAACGCT ATTTACTTCTATGCAGATTATGTGTTTACACAAGCAGGAATTCCCAGTGAGAAAATACCGTATGCAACAGTTGGCACTGGTGCCTGCGAATGCATCACTGCTTTGACCTGT GGTTTGCTCATTGAGCATCTGGGACGCAAAGTGCTGATTACCGGAGGATACACGCTCATGAGTATCTGCTGCATTTTGTTCACTCTGACTATCACTTTTCAG GAACAGGGTCCAATTTTTCCCTACCTCAGCATGGCATGTGTTTTTGCCTTTATTCTGAGTTTTGGATTAGGGCCag GTGGTGTGACTAATATTTTGACCATGGAGCTTTTTACACAAAATTCACGGCCTGCAGCCTACATGATTGCGGGTTCCATTAACTGGATTAGCTTCTTCTTCATTAGCATGATCTTCCCTTTTATTGTG ATTGGACTGAAGCAGTATTGTTTCCTGGTGTTCATGACCATCTGCACACTGGTGGCTCTTTATATCTTCTTTGTCATTcctgaaaccaagaacaaaagtTTTCTGGAAATCCAGAATGAATTTAAaagtgggaagaaaaaaaacggcacCGATGGCTCCGGTATGACGCTGTTGGCAACCTCAATGTGA
- the slc2a11b gene encoding solute carrier family 2, facilitated glucose transporter member 11b isoform X2, translated as MKKIAFRMQHILFCILLLLSFFYISAFCWQIPNKTLLLATFAACIGGTFQYGYNVSVINAPTKYVQSFINQTWTERYQSDISSGVLTLMWSTIVSVFTLGGLIGVSVGGTLSIKMGRKGALMVNNIFAIIAALMMGLSYPTGLFELIILGRLLIGLNSGIGLCVQPLYLVEIAPTSIRGLMGMGTSVFVTGGIFTGQVMGLNELLGKEEYWPLLLATTCIPAIMQLLLLPWFPESPRFLLIDRGDYEGCRKALRQLHSPADCDGEMEDMEKEKNNLDQDGLKAKKPWELLADRSIRWQLLTIVLLNSAQQLNGINAIYFYADYVFTQAGIPSEKIPYATVGTGACECITALTCGLLIEHLGRKVLITGGYTLMSICCILFTLTITFQEQGPIFPYLSMACVFAFILSFGLGPGGVTNILTMELFTQNSRPAAYMIAGSINWISFFFISMIFPFIVIGLKQYCFLVFMTICTLVALYIFFVIPETKNKSFLEIQNEFKSGKKKNGTDGSGMTLLATSM; from the exons ATGAAAAAAATTGCCTTTAGAATGCAACatatattgttttgtattttattattattatcttttttttacatttctgcgTTTTGTTGGCAGATCCCCAACAAAACCCTTCTTCTGGCCACGTTTGCCGCTTGTATTGGAGGGACCTTCCAGTATGGGTATAACGTCTCTGTCATTAACGCACCAACCAAA TATGTGCAAAGTTTCATCAACCAAACTTGGACCGAGCGTTACCAAAGCGACATTTCTTCTGGTGTTCTCACTTTAATGTGGTCTACTATCGTGTCTGTGTTTACCCTTGGAGGACTTATAGGGGTGTCAGTTGGAGGAACACTTTCTATAAAGATGGGAAG GAAAGGGGCGTTGATGGTTAATAATATTTTCGCCATAATTGCTGCCCTGATGATGGGTTTGAGTTACCCTACGGGGTTATTTGAACTAATCATCCTCGGACGTCTTCTCATTGGATTAAATTCGG GAATTGGTCTTTGTGTTCAACCTTTGTACTTGGTGGAGATTGCTCCAACATCTATCCGTGGCCTCATGGGAATGGGAACCTCTGTTTTTGTTACGGGCGGGATTTTTACCGGACAAGTCATGGGCCTTAA tgaactgcTGGGTAAAGAAGAGTATTGGCCCTTGCTGCTTGCCACTACATGCATCCCAGCGATCATGCAGCTCCTATTGCTACCCTGGTTTCCAGAGAGTCCACGTTTCCTGCTCATTGACAGAGGAGATTACGAGGGATGCAGAAAAG CCCTTAGGCAGCTCCACAGTCCGGCCGATTGCGATGGTGAGATGGAAGACATGGAGAAGGAGAAGAACAACCTGGACCAGGACGGACTCAAGGCCAAGAAGCCATGGGAGCTGCTGGCAGACCGAAGCATACGTTGGCAGCTTCTCACCATCGTGCTTCTCAATTCAGCTCAGCAGCTGAACGGAATCAACGCT ATTTACTTCTATGCAGATTATGTGTTTACACAAGCAGGAATTCCCAGTGAGAAAATACCGTATGCAACAGTTGGCACTGGTGCCTGCGAATGCATCACTGCTTTGACCTGT GGTTTGCTCATTGAGCATCTGGGACGCAAAGTGCTGATTACCGGAGGATACACGCTCATGAGTATCTGCTGCATTTTGTTCACTCTGACTATCACTTTTCAG GAACAGGGTCCAATTTTTCCCTACCTCAGCATGGCATGTGTTTTTGCCTTTATTCTGAGTTTTGGATTAGGGCCag GTGGTGTGACTAATATTTTGACCATGGAGCTTTTTACACAAAATTCACGGCCTGCAGCCTACATGATTGCGGGTTCCATTAACTGGATTAGCTTCTTCTTCATTAGCATGATCTTCCCTTTTATTGTG ATTGGACTGAAGCAGTATTGTTTCCTGGTGTTCATGACCATCTGCACACTGGTGGCTCTTTATATCTTCTTTGTCATTcctgaaaccaagaacaaaagtTTTCTGGAAATCCAGAATGAATTTAAaagtgggaagaaaaaaaacggcacCGATGGCTCCGGTATGACGCTGTTGGCAACCTCAATGTGA
- the slc2a11b gene encoding solute carrier family 2, facilitated glucose transporter member 11b isoform X4 — protein sequence MQDFHLSEEAPVESNKRIPNKTLLLATFAACIGGTFQYGYNVSVINAPTKYVQSFINQTWTERYQSDISSGVLTLMWSTIVSVFTLGGLIGVSVGGTLSIKMGRKGALMVNNIFAIIAALMMGLSYPTGLFELIILGRLLIGLNSGIGLCVQPLYLVEIAPTSIRGLMGMGTSVFVTGGIFTGQVMGLNELLGKEEYWPLLLATTCIPAIMQLLLLPWFPESPRFLLIDRGDYEGCRKALRQLHSPADCDGEMEDMEKEKNNLDQDGLKAKKPWELLADRSIRWQLLTIVLLNSAQQLNGINAIYFYADYVFTQAGIPSEKIPYATVGTGACECITALTCGLLIEHLGRKVLITGGYTLMSICCILFTLTITFQEQGPIFPYLSMACVFAFILSFGLGPGGVTNILTMELFTQNSRPAAYMIAGSINWISFFFISMIFPFIVIGLKQYCFLVFMTICTLVALYIFFVIPETKNKSFLEIQNEFKSGKKKNGTDGSGMTLLATSM from the exons ATGCAAGACTTTCATCTGAG CGAAGAAGCACCTGTGGAATCAAACAAAAGG ATCCCCAACAAAACCCTTCTTCTGGCCACGTTTGCCGCTTGTATTGGAGGGACCTTCCAGTATGGGTATAACGTCTCTGTCATTAACGCACCAACCAAA TATGTGCAAAGTTTCATCAACCAAACTTGGACCGAGCGTTACCAAAGCGACATTTCTTCTGGTGTTCTCACTTTAATGTGGTCTACTATCGTGTCTGTGTTTACCCTTGGAGGACTTATAGGGGTGTCAGTTGGAGGAACACTTTCTATAAAGATGGGAAG GAAAGGGGCGTTGATGGTTAATAATATTTTCGCCATAATTGCTGCCCTGATGATGGGTTTGAGTTACCCTACGGGGTTATTTGAACTAATCATCCTCGGACGTCTTCTCATTGGATTAAATTCGG GAATTGGTCTTTGTGTTCAACCTTTGTACTTGGTGGAGATTGCTCCAACATCTATCCGTGGCCTCATGGGAATGGGAACCTCTGTTTTTGTTACGGGCGGGATTTTTACCGGACAAGTCATGGGCCTTAA tgaactgcTGGGTAAAGAAGAGTATTGGCCCTTGCTGCTTGCCACTACATGCATCCCAGCGATCATGCAGCTCCTATTGCTACCCTGGTTTCCAGAGAGTCCACGTTTCCTGCTCATTGACAGAGGAGATTACGAGGGATGCAGAAAAG CCCTTAGGCAGCTCCACAGTCCGGCCGATTGCGATGGTGAGATGGAAGACATGGAGAAGGAGAAGAACAACCTGGACCAGGACGGACTCAAGGCCAAGAAGCCATGGGAGCTGCTGGCAGACCGAAGCATACGTTGGCAGCTTCTCACCATCGTGCTTCTCAATTCAGCTCAGCAGCTGAACGGAATCAACGCT ATTTACTTCTATGCAGATTATGTGTTTACACAAGCAGGAATTCCCAGTGAGAAAATACCGTATGCAACAGTTGGCACTGGTGCCTGCGAATGCATCACTGCTTTGACCTGT GGTTTGCTCATTGAGCATCTGGGACGCAAAGTGCTGATTACCGGAGGATACACGCTCATGAGTATCTGCTGCATTTTGTTCACTCTGACTATCACTTTTCAG GAACAGGGTCCAATTTTTCCCTACCTCAGCATGGCATGTGTTTTTGCCTTTATTCTGAGTTTTGGATTAGGGCCag GTGGTGTGACTAATATTTTGACCATGGAGCTTTTTACACAAAATTCACGGCCTGCAGCCTACATGATTGCGGGTTCCATTAACTGGATTAGCTTCTTCTTCATTAGCATGATCTTCCCTTTTATTGTG ATTGGACTGAAGCAGTATTGTTTCCTGGTGTTCATGACCATCTGCACACTGGTGGCTCTTTATATCTTCTTTGTCATTcctgaaaccaagaacaaaagtTTTCTGGAAATCCAGAATGAATTTAAaagtgggaagaaaaaaaacggcacCGATGGCTCCGGTATGACGCTGTTGGCAACCTCAATGTGA
- the plbd2 gene encoding putative phospholipase B-like 2: MADMAKTDEMSFLRRVLLVLVSFCVLFNHLVGAVVQTAIIDKTTGQLTLVEGYREDFVAWANFSDGIQTSGWAFLEVTTSSQYNDSIQSYAAGAVEAAVTSQLIYKHWMNTLIGYCGPFSRDSGYCNRLKDFITINLQWIQEQIENEPNSPYWYQVRLALLQLKGLEDSYNEELAFPTGPLSFNPFGFLLFQMGGDLEDLESSLNKSSRTRPLGSGSCSALIKLLPNNKDLLVSHDTWNTYQSMLRIIKKYTFAFKVSPLVNLILPGQVQAFSSYPGSIFSGDDFYILSSGLVTLETTIGNSNHARWKFVQPKRTVMEWLRNIVANRLAVTAKAWAELFQKYNSGTYNNQWMIVDYNNFTPGMTAIKEGLFVVLEQIPGRIVYADKTEELLQKGYWASYNIPYYEEIFNASGCNELVEKFGPWFSLDQNPRAQIFKRDHKTVTDVASMMRLMRYNNFKTDPLSRCEGCNPPENGENAISARSDLNPANGTYPFGALQQRSHGGTDMKMTSYGMFSRYEMLAISGPTWDQVPPFRWSTSPFKDLLHMGQPDIWAFKPVKVTWTL; encoded by the exons ATGGCTGACATGGCGAAAACAGACGAGATGTCCTTTTTGCGGAGGGTTTTGCTCGTTTTAGTaagtttttgtgttttattcaaTCATTTGGTTGGAGCTGTAGTACAAACAGCGATTATCGACAAAACCACGGGCCAGCTCACTCTTGTGGAAGGTTACAGGGAAGATTTTGTAGCCTGGGCTAACTTTAGCGACGGCATTCAAACTTCAGG TTGGGCTTTCTTGGAGGTGACAACTAGCAGTCAATACAATGACAGCATCCAGTCGTATGCAGCTGGAGCTGTGGAGGCTGCAGTCACATCTCAG CTTATCTACAAGCATTGGATGAACACACTCATCGGTTACTGTGGACCCTTCTCGAGAGATTCTGGTTACTGCAATCGCCTTAAAGATTTTATAACCATCAACCTGCAGTGGATTCAGGAACAAATAGAGAATGAGCCGAATTCTCCATACTGGTACCAG GTTCGCTTGGCTCTTCTTCAACTCAAAGGTCTGGAGGACAGTTACAATGAAGAACTGGCATTTCCAACTGGCCCATTATCTTTCAACCCATTTGGCTTCTT ACTCTTCCAAATGGGTGGAGATCTGGAAGACCTAGAATCATCTCTGAATAAATCCAGCCGGACTCGGCCACTCGGATCTGGCTCGTGCTCTGCTCTCATTAAGCTGCTGCCAAACAATAAGGATCTACTTGTTTCCCATGACACCTGGAATACCTACCAGTCTATGTTGCGTATCATAAAGAAGTACACCTTTGCCTTCAAAGTTTCCCCATTGG TCAATCTTATTCTTCCTGGACAAGTCCAGGCATTCTCTTCCTACCCTGGATCTATTTTCTCTGGAGATGACTTTTATATCCTTAGCAGTGGCCTG GTTACCCTGGAAACCACCATTGGGAACAGCAACCATGCTCGGTGGAAATTTGTTCAACCCAAACGCACCGTGATGGAATGGCTTAGGAACATTGTAGCGAATCGGCTGGCAGTGACAGCTAAAGCCTGGGCAGAGCTATTCCAAAAGTACAACAGTGGCAC GTACAATAACCAGTGGATGATCGTGGACTATAACAACTTCACTCCAGGCATGACGGCCATCAAGGAGGGCCTATTTGTCGTATTGGAGCAAATTCC gGGTCGAATAGTTTATGCTGATAAAACAGAAGAATTGCTTCAGAAAGGATACTGGGCAAGTTACAATATACC GTACTATGAAGAAATATTTAATGCTAGTGGCTGCAATGAACTGGTGGAAAAGTTTGGCCCGTGGTTCTCTCTGGACCAGAATCCACGGGCTCAGATATTCAAGAGAGACCACAAAACTGTGACTGATGTTGCCTCCATGATGCGCCTCATGAG ATATAATAACTTTAAAACGGACCCCTTATCGCGGTGCGAAGGCTGCAATCCACCCGAGAATGGCGAGAACGCCATCTCAGCTCGCTCAGACCTAAACCCGGCAAACGGCACTTACCCATTTGGCGCTTTACAACAAAGGTCCCATGGAGGAACAGATATGAAG ATGACCTCTTACGGGATGTTTAGTCGGTATGAGATGTTGGCAATAAGTGGACCCACGTGGGACCAGGTACCGCCTTTCCGGTGGAGCACATCTCCTTTTAAGGACCTGCTACACATGGGGCAACCTGATATTTGGGCATTTAAACCTGTTAAAGTGACCTGGACACTTTGA